GCGACGATGCCGATCTGGCCAAAGGTCGGCAGGAGCCCGATAGCCAGCGTGGCGCCGCCCATGAGCAGCAGGGTGACCACCAGAACCCACTTGCGGCCGAGCCGGTCGCCGAAATGGGAGAAGAAGATCCCGCCGAGGGGACGGAACAGGAACCCTACGGCGAAGGTGGTGAAGCTGGCGATGAGGGCCGCCGCGGGGGAGACGTTAGGGAAGAACAGTTTGCTGAAGACCAGGGCGGAGGCGGTGCCGTAGATGACGAAGTCATACAGTTCGAGGGTTGTGCCGATGAGGCCGGCGACGGCGGCCTTCCGGACCTTGCTTTGGTCAACGTTCCCCGGGGGAACGTGCGCTGCTGTGGTCATTTCCATACTCCTTTGAATGGATGCCTGCTGTGTTTTTTGTTTGTGGTGAATCAGTAGGTGATGAGGACTTTGAGGTTGGTCGGGTCGACCACCGGTGCCGTGAGGGCGGCGGCGGCGTCTTCGAGTGGGTAGGTGCTGGTGATGATGGACTGCAGGTCCACCACGCCGGAGGCGGCGAGGTCGATCGCCGTCGGGAACGCGTTGGCGTACCGGAACGCGGTGACGAGGTCGATCTCGTAGCGCTGGAGGAATCCGAGCGGAATCCCGTCCACGGTGGGTTTGGCCTGGCCGACGACGGTGGCGCGGGTTGCCGGTGCCAGGGTCTGGATGCCGTCGGCGAGGGCACGCGCGTTCCCGGAGCATTCGATCAGCCGATCCATGCCTGCAAGATCCAGGGGTGTGGTGGCGGTGTTGATGGTGCGGGTGGCGCTGAATTTTGTGGCGACGGCGAGGCGGTCGTCGTTCACGTCCGTCACTACGATTTCGGCGGCGCCTCGGGATGCCGCGACACGGGCGACGAGCAGTCCGATGGGTCCGGCGCCGGTGATCAGGACCCGGTGGCCTTTGCGGACCTGCGCCCGTTCGACGGCCCAGACGGCGACGGCGAGCGGTTCGATCGCGGCGCCGATTTCGGCCGGGATGGTGTCCGGCAAGGGGTGGACGGCGGCTTCGGGGACCACCACGTGGCGCGCGAAAAGCCCATCGGTCGGGGGAGATCCGAAGCAGGTTCCGGTGGGGCAGAGGTTGTAGCGTCCGGACAGGCAGGTGGCGCATTCCCGGCAGGGCAGTGCGGGTTCAATGACGACGGCGGTGCCGGGGGCCACTTTCGCGTTGGGTCCCGCAGCGATGACCACGCCGGCGCCTTCGTGTCCCAGGACCGTGGGCTGGCGCAGCACGTTGGTGCCGTTTCGTCCCTCGGCGAAGTAGTGCATGTCCGAGCCGCAGATTCCGCCGGAGCGCATTTCGACCAGGAGGTCATCCGGGCCTAGGGGTGTCAGTACCTTGTGCTCGATGCGCAGATCGCGGGCGCCGTGCAGCACGGCGGCCTGGGTGCCGGTGGGAAGCGCAGGCGTGTTCGTTTCGTGGATCGCTTGGGTGGTCATGGTGTGCTCCGTGTGGGTTGGAGGGCCGGGGCTGAAGCGAGGGAAACGGGTGTTCCGGCTTCTGTGATGGCGGCCATTGGTCCCGCTGTGTGAATAATGTCGATGAACTCGCCGGTGCGCAGGATGAAGGCGTCGCGTTCGGCAAGTTCCTCGCCAAGGAGGTGGTGGTCGCCGATGACCTTGCGGGCGAGGTCGTGCCCGGAGCGGGATCCTGCTGCGAGGCCTGCCAGCAGTGCGCGTGCCGGGTCCTCCATGGCGTGGGCCTGTGGTCCGGGATCGAAGCCTGGCAGCGGGGCAATGCATGCGAGATACGCGGCGGTGGTGAGGGCCAGGAGCTGGGGCATTCCGCCGTCGTCGAGCAGCCGCAGTGCAGGCAGCGGGATTCGCTGGCGGAGTTTGACGGATCCGTCGGATCCCACCTGGCTGGTGCGGTGACCGAGGGCAGTGTTGCGCCAGCGGGTGAAGAGCTCTTCCTCGTAGGCGTCCACGTCGACATCGCGCGGCACCGAAACGGTGGGCAGGTACTCGTGGCGGAGCACGGAGCGGGCAGCCAGTTCGATGGAAGGGTGCGAAATGGATTCGGGGATGGTGACGGCGCCGGTCAGGGCCCCGAGGTAGGCGATGAGGGAGTGCGTGCCGTTCAGGAGCCGGACCTTCAGTTGCTCGTACGCGGCCACCTCGTCGGAAAACACTGCTCCGCCGTCCTCCCAGGTGGGGCGACCGGAAATGAAGTTGTCCTCGATGATCCACATGCTGAACGGTTCAGCGGGGACCGGGATCCGGTCGTCGTAGCCGCGGTGGGATGCGACCATCCTCCGGTAGTGGTCCGTGGTGGCCGGCACGATGCGGTCCACCATGGAGGAGGGGAAGCTGGTGCGGGCGTCGATGAAGGCAAGGGCTTCGGCGGCTTCGGCGGCCGGGAGCAGGGACGCGAATTCACGGACCAAACGCTGTGTGTGGTGGCCGTTGTCGGCCAGGTTGTCGCAGCTGAGGATGGCGACGGGTTCGCCGTGGGACCGGGACCGGTGCTGCAGGCCCCGGACAATCTGCCCGATCGGAGTCTGCGGTGAGCCGGGGTGGGCCAGATCGCGCCGGATTGCCGGGTCCTGGAGGTTGAGTGAGCCGGTGGCGGGGGTGTAGTTATAGCCGTTCTCGGTGACGGTGAGGGACACGATCCTGGTACCGGCGTCGCCGATTGCCTTTGTTACGCGGTCCGGGTCGGCGGCGGCCGTGAAGGCGTCCGTGTGTACGCGGGGAACAGTGAAAGCTGAGCCCGTGGGTGATATTTCCACCACGGTGTAGAGCATGTCCTGGGTGTGCATAGCGTCCGGGATGGTGGTGGAGCGGCTGGCGACGCCGATGATGCCCCAGTCACCGCCGTTAGCGGTGATGGCGGCGTCGGTGTAGACGGCCTGGTGTGCGCGGTGGAAGTTGCCGAGGCCCAGATGGACAATCCCCGGGGCCGGTGCTGCCGGCCGCCGCAGGATTCCAGGGATGGCCGCGGTCAGTGGCGAGGTGGCCATGGTTCACCAGTCCTTCATGGAGCCGTCGAGCTCCCGTGCGATGGGTAGGTAGGCCTGCTTGTAGGGGAACCGGGCTGCCGCTGCTTCGTCGATGTGGACGCCGAGGCCGGGTTCTTCGCCGGGGTGGAGATAGCCGTCCTCGAACCGGAAACTGGACTGGAAAACCTCCGACACCAGGGGGTCGTAGCCCATGTATTCCTGGATGGCGAAGTTGGTGGTCGCCAGGCCGAGGTGCAGCGATGCCGACAGGTTGATCGGGGAGACATCGGAGGGGCCATGGGGTGCGCCCTTGATCTGGTACACCTCGGCCAGCGCCAGGATTTTGCGGACGTGGGAGATGCCTCCGGCGTGGACGACGGCGGTTCGGATGAAGTCGATGAGGCGTTCTGTGATGAGTTGCTCACAGTCCCAGATGGTGTTGAAGACCTCGCCGATGGCCAGCGGGATGGTGGTCTGCTGGCGAAGGGTGCGCAGGAGACGCTGGTTTTCGGCCGGGGTGACGTCTTCGAGCCAGAACAGGTCTACGTCTTCGAGGGACCGGGCCAGGCGGGCGGCTTCGGTGGGGTTGAGGCGGTGGTGGACGTCGTGGAGCAGCTTCAGTTCGGGCCCGACGTGCTCGCGGACGGCGGTCAGGACTTTCGGGGCGTGGCGGAGGTAGGCGGAAGTGTCCCAGTCCTCTTCGACCGGTCCGGCGCCGCGGCCGGCGGGCTCATAGCCGGCAGCTCCCTTGGTGACACCGTAGACCTTGTCCAGGCCCGGTACACCTGACTGGGCGCGGACGGCACGGAAGCCTTGTTCGCGGCGGCGGTCAACGGAGTCGAGGAGTTCGGGGAGGTCCCAGCCGGTCGCGTGGGTGTAGGTGAGGATCTTGTCCCTGGCGGCTCCGCCGAGCAGCTGGTAGACGGGTACGTCCAGTGCCTTGCCCTTGATGTCCCAGAGGGCGAGGTCGATCGCTCCGATGGCTGCCATGGTGACGGGTCCGCGGCGCCAGTAGGCGCCCCGGTAAAAGTACTGCCAGGTGTCTTCGATGCGGTCGGGGTCCCGTCCGAGCAAGGCGGGGGCGAGGTGGTCGCGGAGGTAGCTGGCTACGGAGAGTTCCCGGCCGTTCAGGGTGGCGTCGCCCCAGCCTATGATGCCGTCGTCGGTGGTGATTTTGAGGGTGACGAAGTTGCGGCTTGGGCTGGTGACTATGACGTCGACGTCGACGATTTTTCGGGTCATCGGGAGATCACTACATTCTTCAGGGGCTGGTTCGTGGACAGTCGGGTGATGTTTTCAGCGATTTCGATTGCGCGGCCGCGGAAGGTTTCGGCGGTGACGCCGGAGGAGTGTGGGGTCATGATGATGTTGTCCAGGCGGCCGAAGGGCAGGGCTGACGGTTCCCCGCGTCCCTCCGGGCCGGGGTACTGGTACCAAACGTCGATGGCGGCGCCGGCGATCCGGCGGTCCCTCAGCGCATCGTAGAGCGCGGTTTCGTCGACGACGGGCCCGCGGGCGACGTTGACGATCTGCCCGTCGGGGCCGAGGTCGTCCAGTTCCGCCGCGCCGATCAGGGAGGTGGTTCCGGCGTCGAGCGGGATGCTGACCACCAGCACGTCGGATTCGCTGAGGGCCTCGCCCAGGCGCTCCGTGGTCCCGGTCCACCGCAGGGAGTGTTCTTCGGCGCTGACGGAGCCGCTGCGGGTGATGGCAATGCCTTCCGCGCCGAAGGCCTGCAGCAGGTTCCAGGCGGCGCTGCCGATGTGGCCGAATCCGAGGAAGGTCACCACCGCTCCGCGCAGCGTTTCTGGCTGGCGGATGTCGGAGGAGTAGACGGACGAAGACCAGACGCCGGTGCGCAGGGCGGCATCCTGGCCCAGCAGGTTGCGTCGCAGAGCCACGAGCACGGTGGCGATGTGCTCGGCGATGGAGCCCTCATGGTGGAAGGTGTTGGCGCAGACGGTCCCGGCTGGCAGCGCGTCGGCATCGATCCCGTCATAGCCGGCCCCGGCGACGTGGACCAGCCGGAGGTTCCGGGCGTCGGCGCCCATGGCAGCGGTGAACTTCGGTCCAACATAGACGTCGGCGTCTTTCAGGTCTGTCAGGACCGAGTGTTCGTTCCAACTCTCGTGCCAGGAGGTGACGGTGCCGTTCGGCAATGCCGCTTCGAAGGTGGCACGTTGCGGCATCAGGTTGGAGTCTGCGATGACGATTCTCATGGTTACTTTCCCTGGAGGGTATGGTCTGCGTTGCGGGCGGCGAAGGTTGATCCGCGCACGATGAGCTGGGAGTTGAGGTGGACCGCCTCGGTGGCGGTCGGTTTGCCGGCGATCTGTTCGAGCAGGAGTTCCAGCGCCAAGGAGCCGCTTCGGCTAATAGGTACACGGACCGAGGTCAGCCCTGGCTCGGCCGCCGCAGCGATGTCAAGATCGTCGATGCCCACAACACTGATGTCCTCAGGGCAGTGGTAACCGAGGGTCCGCGCGCCGGCGAGCACGCCGATGCCCACCAAGTCGTTGTAGGCGATGACGGCCGTGGCACCGCTCGCGACCACCGAAGCGGAGGCGGCCAGTCCGCCGTCGACCGTCGCGTTCTGGTTACCAACGGTGACCAGTTCGATGCCCCACTCATCACAAAGCCGGGTGACCGCGGCGAGGCGCTGGCTGTTGGCCCAAGAGGACGCCGGGCCGGGAACGTAGGCCAGCTTCCGGTGCCCCAACGCATAAAGGTGCTCCACCGCCTGGCGGAGTCCCTCGCCGACTTCCATCAACACCCGCGCTGCGTGCTCGGCTTCGCCGTTGATCACCACGAGCGGTGCGTTGCCGGCAAGGTTGTGGATGTCCTTGGAGGGGAGCCGGGGGGAGCACAGGATGATGCCGTCTACCCCGGATGCAAAAGCGGACAGGTGCTCACGTTCACGGGTGGATGACTCGGAGGTATCAGCCAGGACCATGCGGTGCCGACCGTGCCAGGCTTGATCCTGGATGGCCTTGATCAGGGCCGCGAAGACGGCGTTGGAGATGTCCGGGACGATGACACCGAACGTCCGGCTGCCCGAGAGCCCCGGGACGTCGTAGCCAAGTTGAACGGCCGCGTCCATGACCTTCTGTCGGGTTTCAGCGGCAAGCCGGCCCGGATCGCCAAAGGCCCGTGACGCCGTTGCGAGCGACACTCCCGCGAGTTTTGCGACGTCAGTCAGTTTTGCGGCCATCGGCCCTCCAGTTGCTTCGTTGAAACCTTGCCTCATCAGTATGGAAATACTTGTACAAGTTTGTCAAGGAGTTTCCATGACGTGCATCACGGAGTTTTGGAGATCGCGAGCCAGATCGATCTGCATGCGGCCTCGATCACGGAGTTGGAGCGTTCGTTCGCCGAAACCTTCGCCGGGGCGGGCGTGGCCCTGGACGGTGAGCTGGCCAGGGTCGCGGCGGAGGGCATGGGCGGTTATCCGTTGACGGGCTCGTGGACTTCGCCATCCCTGGACTGCGCGAATACATGACCGCCGGTCCGGCCAGGCAATAAGCCGCGCGCCCGGCAGAAGTTCGGATCTCCCTAGTCCATAAAGCTCGCATTCCCGGTGTGTTAACGCTGTCAACACCTTTGCCGTCGGTCTGGGCCGTACATCGGCCGAGCTGGCCCGTACTCGGCATGTTTTCGGGAGTTCCCTATGTTTCAAGGGTTGGAATGCGGTTCGCGTCCCACCTCGGGCACAGCATTCCCCCTCGCCAGAGGGGGTTTTTGCTATAACGTGCGTACAAAGCTTGTGATGGCGTCCCTCTGCCGCTAAGTTCGCGGGCTTTGGCCTGGCCGCCGCGGTGGCCTATTCAGGTGTGTGGGTGACGGCTTCAGGGCCCTGGCTGGTGGGCCTCCCGCCCGCTGTGGGTGGGGTAATGCGGTTCCTCGTTCCGGTTCGCTCGCGTTGGTCGTGGATGGCCAACACCCGTTCATGGTTCGGGGTTCCGGGCACAACGTGATGAAACCGGGCTTGGCGCGGAAGTCTCCTGGAGAGCTACTTCGAGTCCTACGGGGGAGTGCTGTGCCTGTGGGTTTGACCTGCCAAAGTGGGTGTGGACAGTGTCCAAACTTACGTCTGCTTTATGGAGGAGCCGATGGCGTCCGCTCTGAGCCTTCGACGTACATGCCGTCAATGCATGCGCGGGCTCGGAGCTAGATGCGGGACTACTCGGGTTTTGTTGACTGCTTGACCTAGCGAGCGGATACTCGTGAAACGATTCTGAGAGGCCAGTGGCTTGCCCGAGCAGTACTCCTACGACGCCACGCTTCGCGGCGACGCCTCCGACTGGCCGCGGGGGTCGCCGGGATCGGCGAACAGATGGCGGCGTTTTTGCTCGCGGCTGCGATGGCTTCAGCCAGCGGACTGTGCACCCGTGAGGTCTAAACCCGCCGGCTCCTAGACAAGCTATTCCGACACTCTGGAGAGCTCGGGCCCGGGTCCGTGGCCTGGACAGTTCGCCAAGAAGCCGTCGCGGTACTGGGTGATACCGGTTGCCGACGGCGGGCATCGATCGCGGTTATTCGGAGTCTTCGAGAATTATGGTGAGGTCCAGCGTACAGACGCTGAAATCCATTTCGACTTGCGCCTCGAGTAGCTTCCTCTCTCCTCTGGTTGGCCGGCTGGTAGTTGAGTGGGGCGTCAATACCCAGGCCTGGTACCGGTACGGCGAAACGGCGGCGAAACTGCCTGTTTTGGAGATCGCCGACCGGGACAAGGACGCCCTGATGACACGTAAGTTCGGCCTCAACAGGAACTGATCGAGCCAGCTATCACCACTCTGACCGCGTGCGACGATGACCGCAGAATGCCTCGACCCCCGCGGAAAACCGCTAAGGTCCGCGGACAGTCAGGACGTCATACGCCGGTGGCGGACAGTGAAATACACCGTCCCATGAGAAGAGGTCAGGAGTTCGAATCTCCTTAGCTCCACAATGAAGGCCCTCTGACCTGCGGAAACGTGGGAGTGGGGGGCCTTTTTCGCGTTTAGTTTTGAACCCACCCCACGTTTACCCCACGTTTTGGGACGAAGACGCGCGCCGGGCTGGACCGCACCGCGACACTAGATCAACACCAATTAGTGCTTGCTAAAGCACCAGGCGGAAGGCATTGCCGCAGGTCAGAGCCCTGCTGCATCGAAAACTAGGCCCGTGAGTCAAGTCAGGTGGGATGGGGTCTTTTTCACCGCGAGTTCTGAACCCACCCCACGTTTACCCCACGTTTTGGATGAAAACGCTGCCAGCGTGGAGGGTCTGGCCGTGTGTTGCGGCCGCTACCGGGCGATTCGGGGTGGGTCTCCCGAAGGCGGCGAAGAGCGAATCTATGGAGCGTAGAGGATGTCAGTCGCAAGGGACGGAAGCTGGTCGAAATGATGACAGGGATCCACGCGGTCGGCCAGAGGCTCGCACTTCTTCATGACGGACACCCGTGATCTTGCCCTCCCTGCCGGCTACCCAGAGCTCCTCGTCGAGCTCAAGAACCGGGTCCGGGAATCGCGCACCAAGGCGCTGCGAACAACAACATCCAGCTTGTCGAGTTGTATTGGTCCATTGGGCGGGCGATCCTGGAGCGCCAGGAAGTCGAGAGCAGGGGGAGCGGGGTCATTGGACGACTGGCAGAGGACCTAAGGGCGGAGTTCCCGGAGATGGAGGGACTGCCGCGCCAATCGCTCACCGTAAAGGCGTGATTACGCCCCTGGACAAATTGGGATCGAAATTCATCTCTGAAGCCTACGAAAAGTTCTGGAAGGCCGCGAGTCAGCTGACCAACGCAGATCCGAGTGCACTGGCGGCCCCGCTGTTCTCGAAAGCCCGGTGGCAAAGGAAGTTATCCCGCCGCTATGATGGCTATCTTGGGCTAGTTAAGCGAGCTTGGCATTGGACGTCGATCAGATCAAGCACGCTCTGGGCGGCTGGGAGGAAGACAGATCGCTTCCGGGCTCCACGCGCGTCAGCTGGCGCTGGCCATCGCCGACGAACAGCTAGGGTCCGGGCGGGACGTCTTTGTCGGGCGGTACCTCACCCGCACGGACTTCATCGAAGTCCTCGAGGGCCTTGCCGAACGTCGATCAGCTCCCTTTCACGAATTTATCCTCGACGTCGGCTCCGAGCACCTTGCGGCCCGGCTGGGTGGCCGCGCGGACTCCCCGTCCCGCACCGAGCATGTGATCAACGGCCGACTCGTCGGACCGCGCGACGCCACACGCCTCGTTCATTCCCTGTCCGACTTGCGTCCGAGCCCCCACCCAGGGCGGATCTGGGGTCGACGCCAACGGAACGCTGGAGGAAACGCTAACGTCGGTTGTCGCTGCTTCTATTGAAGAGGCACCCTAGACTCGTCAGTCCGGGGAGCTGGAAGCATGTTGTTGAGACGACCAAATAATTTGCCAAAGCGCAGTATGTCTTCGTCTGTTAGTTTGTCGATGAAGGTCGGGTTGCGGCTGAGGAAGCTGGCGGGGTGGTAGTGGTCGAATCTCCCGCCCAAAAGGCGCTCGATCTGGGGCATGACGCGACCTGGATTGAGGCTGTCCAAGGAGAAACTGCCGATGCCGGATTCGTCCAAGAGTTCCAAGTACCATGTGCGGTCAAAGAGGTCTTCTACGTCTGCTTCTCGGGTGTTTGTGAATTCGGTCAGTCGAATGATGGCTGAATGCTCGATGAGACCTCTGTTGATGATGTCGTCGATGCGCTGGTTTCCCTTTGCCGCGACGTCGATCATGGCGGCAATGTTGAGATTGCTGCCAGTGAACAGACTGATGAACGCGGGCATTTTCTCGATCCCGCCGGCAGGGACGACGCTCCATCGGGGGTCTAGCCCCGCCGTAGGATCATCTGTTCGCGTCTTCACGGCTTCGGACATGATGGCGAGGTACATAAGATCGCTCGGGCCTTCGACGAGCAGTTGGTGTGGGCCGATGAGAAGTGTCTGTGCCAGATCAACGCCGATTGCGGCGAGCAGTGGAAACATCGTTTCTTGTCCGGCGCGTAGAACGTCGGCGGTGATCCTTGTGCCCTCGTGCTGTCGGTCCTCCACGGTCCGGCATCGTTCGATGTGGGAGGCATCGATCATGAAGGGTGAGTGTGTGGTGTAGATGACCTGGTGGTGCGGGGCCAGTTCATCTTCGATGTATCGAAGCAGGTCGGCCTGGGCCGTTGCATGGAGGCTTAGGCCTGGCTCGTCAAGCAGGATGATCTTCGGTGTCTTGTCGCGGGCGTATTCACTGAAGGCGGCTAGGAAGGAGAAGAACCAGAGAAACCCTCGGGATCGCTGGCCGATGTCGAGGGTGACTTGGTGGCGATTGTTGAACACGCCTATCTTCAAGTAGGGATCAAAGTCGAACTGGGGCACGCTGAGGCCCTGCTGGCTCACAATGGGCTCGATCGCGGTCTTGCGCATGTCGACATCCAGAGTGATGCGAAGGTCCTGGTTCTGGCTCCAGTACTTGAAGAGTTTTCGGGTGAGGCTGTTTGCGGCTCCCTCCATGGAGGCCTTCCGCATAGTGTAGTTCTCCTCAGTGAATCGCCCGGCGTCGGCTTTGGCGACCCTGAGCAATGACAGTGCCGTGCGTTCAGAGGGAGTCAAATCCGATTCGTCGTCTAGGAGACGGTTGACGGGGATGTCATCGCCGATCGTCCCCCACTCGTCAAAATAGACAAACTTAGGGATCAGGGGCCGGAGGAAGGTTCTGACTTCCTGTTTGAAGTCCATTTCTGCTAGTTTTTCGCCGAGCGCGATGACGGCAGGCGCCTCATTTTCGCCTTGGAGCCGGTCAATAATGGCCTTCAGAGACGTTCCAGCGGCGTACTTGTTTTCATCGAGACCGGCGGCGGCCACAAAATGCTTGGCCATTGCAAGTTCATCGATTTCCACAGTCATGAACATCGTGTCGTCGTCGTAGTGACGACTGACTGTGATCGCATCACCTGTGAATGTCTTGGACCCAAATTGTCCAGCGATGGCGTCTTTGTCGTCGTCGTCCAAGGAGAAGACCGCTGTGACAGGCGACGACTTGGCGATGTTTCCATCGGCCTCATCCTCGTTGTAGTCCCCGCGAGGATAGTCCCTGAGCGCGTCGAACCCGCGGGCGTAGCCGGAAGCGACCGGGTTGACTCGGTACAGGGCCTGGAGTGCCGCTGTCTTTCCGGATTCATTCTTCCCCACCAATGCGGTTACATCGGGTTCAAGGTCGAATTTTCCGGAATCATCGACGCTCTTGAACCTCTTAATATGAACAGATGTAAGCCTCATTGGTGCCCCCGCCTAGGTTGAACGACGAAAGTAAGTCTTGCATACCGGACCGACCTGCCGGAGGCAAGAAACGGGACCGGCTCCGGCGCGAATGGCGAAAAGCAACGCCAGGTGACGCCGTTGTCGAATTGGGTAGGTTGTGTCCAGCATCGTCTTCGACACCAACAATGGCACGTCCTCGAGCCGGAAGCGGCTGTTCGAAGAAATCTATCGACAAGTCGAAAGTGATCGACCGCCGATGCAGGTTGGGTGTTAGCTCAGCGAGATCCGAAGCCGCTCCACGCCCGGCGCCCCCTCCGGCACGAGCTCCAAGAGTTGCGGGCCATTGGCCAAATGGCCGAGCATATTGGCCAGGTGGTCGCGTTCTGCGGGCTGGTACCTGACGCCCCGAAGGTCCCCGGCACCAACGACAGCCGCGAGTGTAAGAAAGTCGGTGATGTGTCGTTCCCGGTTCGGGTCGTCCAAGATTTTCAAGGCGGCGGCCTTGCCTATCAGGCAACCGAGCAGCGTGGGTCTATTGACGCTTCCCGCCGCGGTCCCGGCGATGACGTCCACGGTTTCTCCCCGGTCAAGGGCTTGCTGGCTTGCCGGGCCTGCAATGGTGGTGCCGCCGGTGACCCCTCGGCGGCTGTTTGCCCGTTCCCCCAGATGCCGGGGGATGAGGACATCCACAATGGCCTCGCCGCGCAGCCAGCGATGCTGGTGCCCTTCGAGTGATTCGCCGGCCGATTCGAAACCGAGGCTCACGAGCAATGCAGTGAAGTCATGAAGCATCCTCGGGTACGCGCGGATGTCCAGAGCCATGTCGGCGTCTTTGGTGGGCCGGACAAGCGGGGCGCTGCGCTCAATCGCGTGGAGATAAACGGCCTGGCCGCCGACAAGGACCCATCCGTGGGACATGGCCTTGTGGATCTCGAAGACAGCATTCCAGGCTTCCTGCTGTTCGATGAGCATTGCGGGCAGTTCAATCGGCACGGATGCTCCTGATGATGTCGAGGGCGGCATTGCGTTCACGGACACCTGGCCGTTCGGCCAGATCGGCGGCCACCAACAGGCGAGGGAGTTCCTCGGGTACATCGTCGGCGATGTGGAGGACGATGTTGGCCCGTTGGCCGATGGCCGCATTTACGAGGAACCAGTCCCGGACGAGACCGTTGAAGTCCTTGCGGCTCACGTATGCCTCGAGCTCGGATCCGGATAGCAGCCCGGAATCCGGATGGGAGACTCCGGAAAGCCGGAGGCGCGGGTCCTCGCGCAGTTCTGAAAGGTCTGCGGGGTTGGAGTAGAACTCCTGCTTCTCGGCGCGCTTGGCCAGCAACGCGTTGAGGAGAGTCAACGGGTCCGGTGATTCCTGCAACCGCTGCAATCGTTGGTTTAGTCGGTGCCTTTCGACTGGTGACAGGTCGGGATCATCTGCCTTGTGAACCGCGTGATTGCGTGCGTGCTTGAGAAGCTGCCAGGCGCTGCGCTCGGATAAGGGCCGCCCCGAGGGTCCACCGGCCCTGTATTTGGCAGCGTCTGCTTCATCGATGATCCATTGTCCGCCGACCATCTGGGCAGGGATGCGGCCTGACCTCACGAGAAGGCGTGCCCGGCTTTCGTTGACGTGGAGGCGTTTCGCCAGTTCTGGAACACTCAAGGCCATTACGTAATTATATCGGAGTCGATACGAATATGTAACCCGGGTTAGTTGAACCGCAAGGCCGGTGGCTTTAGTTCCAGGAAGCGTTGATCATGACGTCATCCTGCTCGTTAATGTCCCGGGGAAATGAGATCGTGAACCACGGGACCGATTCCGGAGGCCGCTTTAACTGGTGTCGGCGGTATCCAACGCGTCTCATAAGCCCAGTCAATCCCCTCGGCACCACGCTGCGAACCAATGATCCGGCC
This genomic interval from Arthrobacter sp. FW306-2-2C-D06B contains the following:
- a CDS encoding ATP-dependent nuclease, which produces MRLTSVHIKRFKSVDDSGKFDLEPDVTALVGKNESGKTAALQALYRVNPVASGYARGFDALRDYPRGDYNEDEADGNIAKSSPVTAVFSLDDDDKDAIAGQFGSKTFTGDAITVSRHYDDDTMFMTVEIDELAMAKHFVAAAGLDENKYAAGTSLKAIIDRLQGENEAPAVIALGEKLAEMDFKQEVRTFLRPLIPKFVYFDEWGTIGDDIPVNRLLDDESDLTPSERTALSLLRVAKADAGRFTEENYTMRKASMEGAANSLTRKLFKYWSQNQDLRITLDVDMRKTAIEPIVSQQGLSVPQFDFDPYLKIGVFNNRHQVTLDIGQRSRGFLWFFSFLAAFSEYARDKTPKIILLDEPGLSLHATAQADLLRYIEDELAPHHQVIYTTHSPFMIDASHIERCRTVEDRQHEGTRITADVLRAGQETMFPLLAAIGVDLAQTLLIGPHQLLVEGPSDLMYLAIMSEAVKTRTDDPTAGLDPRWSVVPAGGIEKMPAFISLFTGSNLNIAAMIDVAAKGNQRIDDIINRGLIEHSAIIRLTEFTNTREADVEDLFDRTWYLELLDESGIGSFSLDSLNPGRVMPQIERLLGGRFDHYHPASFLSRNPTFIDKLTDEDILRFGKLFGRLNNMLPAPRTDESRVPLQ
- a CDS encoding helix-turn-helix domain-containing protein, with protein sequence MALSVPELAKRLHVNESRARLLVRSGRIPAQMVGGQWIIDEADAAKYRAGGPSGRPLSERSAWQLLKHARNHAVHKADDPDLSPVERHRLNQRLQRLQESPDPLTLLNALLAKRAEKQEFYSNPADLSELREDPRLRLSGVSHPDSGLLSGSELEAYVSRKDFNGLVRDWFLVNAAIGQRANIVLHIADDVPEELPRLLVAADLAERPGVRERNAALDIIRSIRAD